CCCGCTCCAGACCGTGGCGGACGTGAAGCACGCCGACGCACCCGAGATCGCCTATGCCACCGAGGTGCGCGGGCTCGATCCGCTGGGGCTGACCGACGAGTTCAATTCGCTGTCCGCGCTGCGCGAGGGCAAGGGCAAGGCTGCCAACGCCACGCAGGTGTCGGCCCGCGCGCGCGAGGACGAGGCGCTGGCGGTGCGGCTGATGAAGTCGCTCGGCTATTACGACGGTACCGCCGTCTCGACGATCGAGAGCGCCCCCGGCGAGGCGCAGGGGGCGACGGGCAAGCTGCGCGCGATCGTCAGCGCGACGCCCGGCACGATCTATCGCCTGGGCGCGATCGCGATCAATGCGCAGCCGACCGTCCCCGCCGATCTGATCCGCCGCGAGCTGCCGCTGCGCGAGGGCGATCCGATCGAGGCGGCGCGGATCCAGGGGGCGGAGGCCAACGTCAGCCTGAAGCTGCCGCAGCAGGGCTATCCGTTCGTCAAGGTCGGCGAGCGCGACGTGCTGCTCGACGATGCCACCCACAAGGGCGACTACACGCTGCCCGTCGATACCGGCCCGCGCGCGTCCTTCGGCGTGCTGCGGACCGAGGGCGACCGCGTGTTCGACCTGAAGCACCTGAACGTCTTCCCGCGGTTCGAGCAGGGGCAGCTCTACGACGCGCGCATGACCGACGACCTGCGTCAGGCGCTGGTCGCGACGGGGCTGTTCAACGGCGTCGGCGTCCAGCCGGTGCGCACCGGCGTGCCCGGCCCCGACGGCACCGAGCAGGTCGACCTGATGGTCCGCCAGACCAAGGGGCCGTTCAAAAGCCTGGCGGGCAGCGTCGGCTTCCAGACCGGGCAGGGGGTGACCGCGGAGGGCACCTTCACCAACCGCAACCGCTTCCCGCCCGAGGGCGCGCTGATCCTGGGCGCGATCGCGGGCACGCAGCAACAGGGGCTGTCGGGCACCTTCCGACGCCAGAATGCGGGCAAGCGCGACCGCACCGTCACGCTGATCGCCAGCGCGCTGCGCGCCAATTACGATGCGTTCGAGGCGTTCACCGGCACGCTGTCGGGCCGTATCAGCTACGATTCGACGCCCATCTGGCAGAAGAAGCTCACCTATGCCTTCGGCTTCGAGCTGGTCGGAACCAACGAGCGCGTGTTCGACTTCGATCTCAACCGGCGCGTGCGGCGCACCTACGGCGTGTTCGCGCTGCCGACGCAGGTACTGTTCGACCAGTCGAACGACCTGCTGAACCCGACCAGGGGATATCGCCTGAAGCTGAACCTCAGCCCGGAGACGTCGGTGCAGGGATCGGTGCGGCCCTATGGCCGTGCGTTGGTGGAGGCGACCGGCTATTATCCGGTGTCGGACTCGCTGGTCATCGCGGGGCGTGCGCGCGCGGGCAGCATCTTCGGCATCGCGCGCGACGATCTGGCGCCATCGCGGCGCTATTACGGCGGCGGCGGCGGGTCGGTGCGCGGCTTCGGCTTCCAGCGGCTGGGGCCGTTCGAGCCGCTGAGCTCGCTCGTTCCGGACGAGGAGGGCAGGGTCAACCTGTCCGACCTGCGCCCGGTCGGCGGACGCAGCATCAACGAATTCTCGCTGGAGGCGCGCTATCGCTTCGGCGATTTCGGCATCGTGCCGTTCATCGATGCGGGCAATGCGTATGAAAGCGTAATGCCGACGGGCAAGGACCTGCGCTTCGGCGCGGGCATCGGCGGGCGCCTCTACACCAATTTCGGGCCGATGCGCGTCGACATCGCCACCCCGCTCAACCGGCGCGCGGGCGATCCGCGCGTCGCGCTCTACCTCTCGATCGGGCAGGCATTCTGATGGTCGGGGCGGATACGGGTGCAGATACGGGTGCGGGCACCGGGGTCGTGGTC
The sequence above is drawn from the Sphingomonas adhaesiva genome and encodes:
- a CDS encoding autotransporter assembly complex protein TamA: MVFSTRRPTLLLAASALALAGVPATAQWQKPGTAPARGPDAPRDARQPPAQDAADAPIVPDAEFDAALPAIGNDINAPLEPMPVATQDRETATGAVATQPAIVPGQLPAVAPVDPVLAQPLEPLSAFDTTPLQTVADVKHADAPEIAYATEVRGLDPLGLTDEFNSLSALREGKGKAANATQVSARAREDEALAVRLMKSLGYYDGTAVSTIESAPGEAQGATGKLRAIVSATPGTIYRLGAIAINAQPTVPADLIRRELPLREGDPIEAARIQGAEANVSLKLPQQGYPFVKVGERDVLLDDATHKGDYTLPVDTGPRASFGVLRTEGDRVFDLKHLNVFPRFEQGQLYDARMTDDLRQALVATGLFNGVGVQPVRTGVPGPDGTEQVDLMVRQTKGPFKSLAGSVGFQTGQGVTAEGTFTNRNRFPPEGALILGAIAGTQQQGLSGTFRRQNAGKRDRTVTLIASALRANYDAFEAFTGTLSGRISYDSTPIWQKKLTYAFGFELVGTNERVFDFDLNRRVRRTYGVFALPTQVLFDQSNDLLNPTRGYRLKLNLSPETSVQGSVRPYGRALVEATGYYPVSDSLVIAGRARAGSIFGIARDDLAPSRRYYGGGGGSVRGFGFQRLGPFEPLSSLVPDEEGRVNLSDLRPVGGRSINEFSLEARYRFGDFGIVPFIDAGNAYESVMPTGKDLRFGAGIGGRLYTNFGPMRVDIATPLNRRAGDPRVALYLSIGQAF